Within Planococcus citri chromosome 2, ihPlaCitr1.1, whole genome shotgun sequence, the genomic segment AGGCTGTAATCTAATTTGATAAACTTCTACTGAAATCAATCTTCTCAAAtcacaaataaaattatatcattCTAACCAGCCCAAAATATACGAACCTGGATGCCGTATGATCCATTTTcgattgcaaaaaagttgacaGTGTCAGGTGAGAGTCGAGTATTTCCTCAAGTCTCTGAGAGTCATGGGTGagctcaatttgaaaaacttaaaggctatattcgtgttcagcgatatcgaataTACGTTTTAGtaacacgaatgaaaccatttttttaacttttaccACTTTTGAGATGTGCTGGGGGCCTTGGATGGGGTCAGATCGAAAATCTGacctcatattcgtgttcagcgtcaccaaaaacatacaattcaatatatcacatgccccagatttttttttggaagatttgcccaaattgggggggggggtgctccctctccattAGAAGATCCcatatcgaaaattgaatatttcgaaaaagcatcaaaaggtacatgtatggaaattttttcagaatttcattggtACAGTTTCCACTCacagtgccattttgaaatttgaacttacaatttgaaaaaccaactttaacttttgaaaagtttaaaatgcaatgcccttttgaactatAAAATccgttttgatcaaagtataatagctttggaggtatgcgCTGCTGATGTtaagtacctcgagacaatgttaAAATaattgacaccccccccccccccgaggctGGAACACAACTGATCACGGATTTCTTATTTATCCAGTGGGGAGacattgtacaaaaaaattgagcgaaatccaaagacatgactttcaaaatcgcatttttgtggtcggattgacatggaatgacctcTAGGTCCttgctgaaataaaaattccaagtaggtacataccaaaATCTTATTTtgttaaatacaaaaaaaacatacgaaaaaacaatttattcCTCGTAGTCGAGGAGcctgcataaggatctattgcacccccccccccatcaatccttcgggacaacttttttcttcaagggAGAACTCTTAAAGGATATtactagcccttgtcctcaaaaaaaagtgcccctacttacaaaatggcggccattttgattaacaggtcagccgaaatcgcagattttgcgttccaacataggacttgcacaaaattttttaaaccgtataaAGGTAAattgaaagatcaggcaaaaattcatcatctgtcaaaatttcaagtgctaaagtgcctttttcgatttttggtgaatttttaaaaatcaaattttggccaataatgagggaaaaatcaaaattttacaaaattgaccaagaaagctgaaatttaggataatTATATccaattttcgacatgccaaatcgattggaaactgtttcaaaccgtttcgagcagttcatggagcctccagcagatttttgaaactcgaaattcccacaaaatgtcatcaaattgagttggaaagccgaaatttactctgcaactaatgtcttttggagcctccagcaacattttgaaaattactggagcctccagtagatttttgaagcttgaaatttccccatttcatcaaacgaagatgaaaagccgaaatttactctacactcatattttaacaccctctgaagaccaCTACAGGTGGGTCTacgtcattttggagcctccagcgacttgttgaaaattactggagtctccatcagatttttgaaacttgaaattcctagaatattttatcaaatggagttagcaagttAAATTTAcatcgcaaactaatttcaatacaatatgaagtcgactacatggtggtttcaaatggttgtGAAGCGTCCAGCTACcttctggaaatttcaattttccaaaaaacgccatacaacctttcaaaaagtcgctggaggctccaaaacgacttgaaatccatcagcagtcaacttcgtagcgtattgaaattagtttgaagaatgaatttaggttttccaactccatttgatgaaattgtgtgggaattttgactttccaaaatctgctggagactccagaactgctcaaaacggttcgaaacagtttccaatcgatttggcatgtcgaaaatacggtatataccaaatttcagctttcttggtcaatttggtaaagttttgatttttccctcatttttggccaaaatttgattttcaaaaattcaccgaaaatcgaaaaaggcactgcagcacttgaaattttgacaggtgataactttttgcctgatctttcgatctacctttgtacagtttaaataatttcttgcaagtcctatgttggaacgccaaatctgcgatttcggctgacctgtcaatcaaaatggccgccattttgtaagtaggggcCACTTTTTtctgaggacaagggctagaaatattccttaggattcaactttaagaaaaaagttgtcccgttggatcgacggggggggggaggtgcaatagatccttatgcgggcttcCTGACTATagagttttacaactttgagcttttataacttGTTTTCTATAGCGATAACTTTCAAACTTACTCCATCTTGCAGAGAATTTAGCGTAGATCGTTTTCCTCAATCGCCTCTGTcttcactcaaaatttcgactttgctaatttttatttaaaaacagaaaaacaggtttttttttcaagagttttacGACTTTCAGCTTTCATAACTTTATTTCCATCGCTCGAACGAATTTTAAAGCTACtccattttgtagagaattcaACGTAGATAATTTTCCTTGTCTATCTCAAACAATTATATCCTCGCTCAAAATTTGGCTTCAGCTCTTAAATTCATAATTACTCTTCTGCttattttcacagtttttcaacttccaagatattttttttttttgcttgccATGATCCATGATCGATTCCCTGAACAATGTGAGATGCAACCATGGTAACGCCAACAGTTCGGTAACCGGTTGTCGAACGCAACCAAACGCCAGGTGAAAGAACGAAATTGTCCAAGCTTTCGATATCACTAATTCTCACCTCTGGAAGACCACTTGTTGCATCCAAGAAAATATCTGCTTACGTTTTCTTATCAATTCATCTTCatcaaaatgcataatttttgaaccgctacgttcttctaaattttcagtcttttatttaatcattttattCGTTTAATTCGTATCTTCTGCATCTATATGACTTAAGTAGTTTCACGTCACCAAAAAATGATCTTATTACGTTAACAGTGTTTCTGAATTCGTCTCTAAAATTAAGTCGCTCTAATTTCATCTCATCTACAGCTCACTTCGTCTAAGTACATCATGCAAGATGCTCCAGATGCATCAAATACCACCATACGTaagtttttaaaagaaattttaaaagttcttaGCATTCAATAACGATTATGTGGTTTTGTGTTTGATACAGAAGCAAACGTTGACAAGGAACGAAGCGAGCTGACCCCTTTATACTCGAATGCTAATGACAACGGAACTTTACGATTGATCGTAGCTTTCTTTTTAGGGTTTACTATAACCCTAACTGTGGCATTGGGAGTTGGAATATACTACGGTAAATCTCAGGTTAGTCATGTCctatttttttccccctcttCGATGGAACATAATATTCGGAATGAATAACACTGTTATTTTTTAATCAGGTCGTACCTCACGGAGGTGTTACTAGTGACGATGAAACATGCTCGTATATAGGAGCTTCTATAATGAGACAAGGAGGAAATGCTGTAGATGCTGCAATAGCTGTATCATTTTGTATAGGAGTTGTTACTCCTCATCTCACCGGATTGGCTAGGTTTGTAGAATAAGTATAATTCTCTACAAAATAGAAATTACTCATTGAGAACCTACGTGTGTTTCAACATAACACTTGAATTTTCCAGCGGCGGTTTTATGTTAATTTACGATCATAAAGACAGAAAAGTAATCGACAGTATAGATTTTAGAGCTACTAGAAGCAACGATGGAGGAATCGGCGTACCAGGATTTGTAGCTGGACTGTATATGGCTCACGAATTACACGGTAAACTGCCTTGGAAAACTTTAGTTATGCCAGCTTATCGTATGGCGAAGTAAGATGAACAGAAAATAATAATCCTTCGAGATTTTTTCGTGATGGCAgctaataattttaataaaatttatttcaggaATGGGTTCAAAGTATCGGCTTCTTTGATCCAATCGGAGCAACATTTACACGAACACTCTAATCATAATGAAAACTTGAGACAGTGGTTAACACCGCTTACAGTTGGTGAAATTATCATTAACATGGATCTAGCCAGTACTTTATTATCTATCGCAGAATCTGGACCAGCAGGTAATATAATCTTgagtgtttttcattttggctgTGATCGTAAAATTATGGACTGGTGTGAAATGATATTTAATAATAAgtatcgaattttgatttgatttgatttttttttgcagaattttataATAAGACATTAGTGAACGACTTGAAGTTGGTTGAAATGAATTCTGCGgatattataaattataaaccAGTGCGTGGTACTTGGTTGAAAGAATCGTACGAACATTACGATATTATAGTACCAGGTCAGGGTTCCGGCGGTccatttttgttgaataatCTCAAGCTTTTGAACGATTCCTTATCTCCATTGGTTTCTGCAGTAGAAGCCtatacaagtaattttttttcgaatgtattAATAATTACTTAAGGGGACAgtttagcttccaaaaatccgagaaaataggtactcattgagtacaaatttttattgaaaaatatgtatttggagGCCAAATCGAGAgtgtaaaattcaactttataaTCATATCAGTAAACAAATTACATACtgatttgttcacgaacgaaaaatagaataataatttgataatttattttgaacgcATTATTAAGAATCGTGCGAGTGCATTTCTGCATTAAAAGTTCGGCATAAGTACGACAATAggatttcaccccccccccccccctcccctaataacactaggcaacggcatgcttgtgttcgggttgaaaatgggcttaatcgatagtttagaccctaaaacaaaaaacagagtgggatttttcaatttgaattgtttttgtggtcaggagagatgatcaaagtttcaaaaatggccgtttttgccctatttcacgagtttctggcgacaccagtattgtttttcgaaaaaaaccaaggtcatattcggatt encodes:
- the LOC135837800 gene encoding glutathione hydrolase 7-like; its protein translation is MQDAPDASNTTIQANVDKERSELTPLYSNANDNGTLRLIVAFFLGFTITLTVALGVGIYYGKSQVVPHGGVTSDDETCSYIGASIMRQGGNAVDAAIAVSFCIGVVTPHLTGLASGGFMLIYDHKDRKVIDSIDFRATRSNDGGIGVPGFVAGLYMAHELHGKLPWKTLVMPAYRMAKNGFKVSASLIQSEQHLHEHSNHNENLRQWLTPLTVGEIIINMDLASTLLSIAESGPAEFYNKTLVNDLKLVEMNSADIINYKPVRGTWLKESYEHYDIIVPGQGSGGPFLLNNLKLLNDSLSPLVSAVEAYTNAAVNWDPPFASNINTVDVNDLYVSVVSGLGSLFGSQILTDSGFILNNILELTNDTDIRPTMLTTPIIVIENENVCGRRLVFGGADVRDVAQALVYLLRNPTANITQSISEPRVRILYPRIFVERPNRISNDDFITFQQQYEIHEAPRPYPSINVIQKIKDDITVVADWRGFGSGVVF